The Microcella flavibacter DNA segment CCTCGGCCGCCGGCTGCGTCAGGCCGGTCGAGAGGTCGGCGGTCATGATCCAGCGGTCGGCGAGCTCGACCCCGGTCGGGGCTGCACCGATCACCCAGAGGGCGAGATGTTGTCGAGGGGCCGTCGGGCGAAGGCCGCGGGGCAGGCGCACGATCGCCCGGACCCGCCCGGTGCGCAGCAGCCCCGCACGGATGCCATCGGGTTCCCGCGGGAGCGCGCCGTCGCAGAGCACCGACGCAGGGCCGACGACGACGGCCGTACCGGTCGGTGAAAGTCGCATCACCGCGTCGTCGAGCAGCGCCAGCTGATCGGTGAGGCCTGGCCTGCCGCGGGGAGCGCCCAGGACGAGAACCAGTAGTTCAGGTCGATCGGCGTGGAGCGCCGCACGGCTGTCGGGGACGACGTGAACGCCATGCACCCGCAGTCGACGGCGAGCCAGGCGCGCGGTAGCGAGCTGCTCGGTCGTCGACCCGGCGTGGCCGATGAGGGCGACCTGGTCGTCGGCTTCGGCGACGGCCGCCGCGCGGACGAGGATGTCGGCGGCTGCTCCCGACTGGTCGACCAGCAGCGGCGGGGAATCCGCGTGATCGACCCGGAGGCGCGACGAGACCGCGCGGACGATCGCGGCCCCGATCGCGGCCGCTGCGGGAGAGAGGCCCTTCGTGCCCGGACCCTCGCGAGTCGCGACCGCCCGCTCCATCGCGGCACTCTCCCCGAAAGACGCGTCGACGAGCCCGTCGACGTAGCGCGCGAGATCAGCGTGCGCGCTGATCGCCTCGGTCTCGGTGAACAGGAAGTCGTCATCCGGGTCGGCGGCGTCCGCCGCGTCGAGCAGGGCGTCACGGGAGAGACCCGCGAGGGGCCGGCCCACCGCTGCCCGCAGTGCGATGAGCGCCGTCACACTGTCGGCGCTCGCCTGTGCCGGAACGTCGCGATGGGCGCCGAGGTCGGCGGACGCAGAACGATTGTTGCCGCGGCCCGTCGACTCGAGCCACTGCACGACGTCGTCCGCCGAGAAGCGCATCGTGCCGCCGTCGGCATCGACCGGCGCCGGGAACGGGAACGCCGAACCCTCGGATCGCGTCCTCCACACGGTCACGACGGGGCGCTCCACGCGGGCGAGCTGCGCGATCTGACTCATGGAGAGGAGCGCGGATGACACGGGCGGGCTCCTCTCCTTGTTGCGGCTTGCTGGTGCGGGTGAGTGCACGGTATCGCGTGGGTGAGGCATTCGCCAGCAATCACGCGATAAGGGGGCTAATCACCTTGATGTTGCTGATGACACCGGCGGCTCTTCTAGCGTCGGCCTCTGCACCATTCCGCAGTCACTCACTCGCATTCCCCACCTGGAGGACCCCATGACCCACCCCGCCCCGCAAGCGACGGCGACCGATACCGGTCGACCTGCCGCCCGATCGTTCGTCATCACGTGGCTGCTCGCGCTGCTGCTCGGCGCGGTCGGGGCTGATCGCTTCTACCTCGGCAAGATCGGTACCGGGCTTCTGAAACTGCTCACGTTCGGCGGCCTCGGCATCTGGGCTCTCGTCGACCTCATCCTGGTGCTCACCGGCAACCAGCGCGACAAGCAGAACCGGCCCCTCGAGGGCTACCGCGAGCGGCGGACACTGGCCTGGGCGGTGACCGGGGCCTTCCTGCTGATCGCCATCATCATCGGCGCTACCACGGGCGGCGGCAGAGACACCGATCCCGTGCCGGCCGCGGCACCTGCGACCGCGGAGGCGGAGCCGGTCGAGGAGCCGGAGGTGAGCGAGCCCGAGCCCGACCCGGCCCCCGAGCCGGCGGAACCGACAGTGCAGGACTGGGCGGACGACAACTTCGGCGTATTCGATCCCATCACCCAGAGCGGCGCCGGCGACAGCATCATCGCCCTTCCCGCCGGAGTCACCGCGGGCGTCGTCACTGCCAGCCATGACGGCGCGCGCAACTTCGTCCTCTCCGTGCTCGATGCCGGCAATCAGTCGACGGGCGATCTGCTCGTCAACACGATCGGCGCGTACACCGGCACCACGGCCTACGGGCTCGCCTCGTTCGGCGAGGGCACCAGCATCCAGATCACGGCGGACGGATCGTGGTCGATCACGATCGCTCCGATGTCGGCCGCAGCGCCGATCCCGGCAGCCGGCAGCGGGGACGGGGTGTTCCTGTACGAGGGCCCGGCGGGTGCCCTGGCGCTCACGCACGCCGGCGAGCGCAACTTCGTCGTGATCCAGGATTCGGCCCGGGACTTCGAGTTCGGTCTGCTCGTCAACGACATCGGGCCGTACACCGGCACGGTGCCGATGATGAGCGGCCCGTCGGTGATCACGATCACCGCTGACGGCGCCTGGACGGCGGTCACCCCGTGAGCGGCGAACAGCACCCGGCCGGCTCCTCGCCCGAGAGTCCGTCCATCCCGGCCGGCCGGAGGGCGGCTGCGTCGCAGCGGACCATGATTATGGTCGCCAGTGCCCTCGCGGCTGCCGCGCTCGTCGGCATCATCGTTGTGGCGATCGCGGTCATGAGCGGAGGATCGAAAGGTGACGAAGGTGAAGCCGCTGGGCCTGCCGCCGAGACGGCTCCCTCGCTGACCGTGCTCGAACAGGCCGTGCGCTCGTGCGCTCTCTCGACCACCGACTCGGTCGTCGTGGGCGACGAGGGAATGACGGTCACTGTCGACGGTCGCGGGGACGAGGACCCGGACGGAGCATCGATCTCCGACACGTTCTGCCTGCTCGACGCCACTGAGGTCTCCACCGCGGCGATGGCGCAGATCGAGGGGACCACTTCGCTTCAAGGACGGCAGTCGGCCAGTTGGGGCGGTGTGGACGCGAGCTGGACGTACCATCCGGATAACGGGCTCGATCTCATCCTGACCGAACGGTGACCACAGGGGCGCGTTCATGCGAAGGTCGGGCCGACTCCCAGGCGCTGCTGGTCAACTCGGGGGAGCCGGCGGAGCCCCTCTCCCGCGCTCACCGCGCACCCCACACCGAGCATCCCGAGGAGAACCATGCGCACCGTCACCGCCTACGCCGCCCCGTCCGCCACCGAGCCCCTCGTCGAGACCACCATCGAGCGCCGCGACGTCGGGCCGAAGGACGTCATGATCGACATCGCGTACGCGGGGATCTGCCACTCCGACATCCACACCGTGCGCGGCGAGTGGGGCGAGATCCAGTACCCGCAGGTCGTCGGGCACGAGATCGTCGGCACCGTCACCGAGGTCGGCTCGGAGGTCACGAAGCACCAGGTCGGCGACCTCGTCGGCGTCGGCTGCATGGTCAACTCGTGCCGCGAGTGCGAGTACTGCCTGCGCGGCGAGGAGCAGTACTGCGCCGAGGGCAACATCGGCACCTACACGGGCGTCGACCCCGCCGACGGCACCATCACGCAGGGGGGCTACTCCCAGGCCATCGTCGTCACCGAGGACTTCGTGCTGCGGGTGCCCGAGAACCTCGACGTCGCGAAGGTCGCCCCGCTGCTGTGCGCCGGCATCACCCTCTACTCGCCGCTGCACCACTGGAAGGCGGGTCCGGGCATGCGGGTCGCGATCGTCGGCCTCGGCGGGCTCGGGCACATGGGCGTGAAGATCGCCGCCGCGCTCGGCGCCGAGGTGACCGTGCTCTCGCAGACGACCTCGAAGAAGGACGACTCGATCCGCTTCGGCGCGAAGGCCCACTACGCGACGAGCGACCCCGAGACCTTCACGGAGCTCGCGAACTCCTTCGACCTCATCATCAACACCGTCTCGGCGAAGGTCGACATGGGCGCCTACCTCGGCCTGCTCGCCGTCGACGGCACCCTCGTCAACGTCGGCGCCCCCTCCGAGCCCCTCGAGGTTCCGGCCTTCGCGCTCATCCCCGCGCGCCGCAGCTGGGCCGGCTCGGCCATCGGCGGCATCCGCGAGACGCAGGAGATGTTGGACTTCTGCGCCGAGCACGGCATCCTGCCCGAGACCGAGCTCATCCCGGCCGAGCAGATCAACGAGGCCTACGAGCGCGTGCTGCGCTCGGACGTGCGCTACCGCTTCGTCATCGACGCTGCGACCTTCTCGGAGCCGACCCCCGCGTAGGCTCGGGCACCATGGCAGCCGGCGCAGTGGTCTACACGTTCACCGTGAACCTGGCCGACGTCGACCGCGGCGTGTACGAGGAGCTGTCGCTGCGCGCCGCGCGGCACCCCTCCGAGACGGACGCCTACATGGTGACGCGCGTGCTCGCGTACTGCCTCGAGTACGTCGAGGGCATCCGGTTCAGCGAGGGCGTCTCCTCGACCGATGAGCCGGCCGTGCTCGTGCGCGACGCGACCGGGCGCCTCACCGACTGGATCGAGATCGGCGCCCCCGACGCGGCGCGGCTGCACCACGGCAGCAAGCTCGCCGACCGCACCGTCGTCTACACGCACCGCGACCCCGTCCGGGTGGCGAGCGTCTGGGCGGGCAAGAAGATCCACCAGGCCGAGCGCATCGTGCTGCGCAGCTTCGACCCCGGCTTCATCGACGGCGCCGTCGCTGCGCTCGAGCGCCGCAGCGCGATGACGCTCTCGGTCACCGAGGGCCAGCTCTACCTCGACCTCAACGGGGCGGCCCTGAGCTCGGCGCTGCACGAGCAGCCGGTGGGCTGAGCGGCGCCCCCTCCGCCGGGCCGACGGCGTCGACCCGCAGGCCTCCGCGCTGGGCGGCCGCGCCGGCCGTGATGACGAGGGCGATGCCGACGAGCTGCAGGATGCCCGGCTGCTGCTGCAGCACGATCAGGCCGAGCAGCAGACCGAAGGCGGGCTCGAGCGCCAGGAGGGTGCCGAAGGCGGTCGCCGTCATGCGGCGCAGGGCCAGCATCTCGAGCGCGAAGGGCAGCACCGGCAGCAGCAGGGCGAGGCCGATCGCGAGCGGCAGGTGCTCGAGGCGCAGGTGGGGCAGCGCCTGCGGCACGCCGACGATCGCGGCGGTGACGGCGGCGACGGGGATGGTGAGGGTGAGGGCTCCGATGCCGTCGAAGCGGTCGCCGACCTTCTGCGTCAGCAGGATGTAGCAGCCCCAGCCGACGCCGGCGAGGGCGGCGAAGAGCACGCCGAGGGGATCGGTCGCCCCCGTCCACGGCTCGGTCATGAGCACGACCCCGCCGAGGGCCAGCGCGGGCCAGGCGAGCGCGGCGCGCGACGGGCTGCGGATCGCGGCGACCGCGAGCGGCCCGAGGAACTCGATCGCGACGGCGGTGCCGAGCGGGATGCGGTCGAGGGCGGCGAGGAAGAAGACGGTGAAGAGGCCCGTCGCGACGCCGAGGCCGAGGAGCGGGGCGACGTCGCTGCGGCGGACCCGCCGCAGCGGGGGGCGGGCGATCGCGAGGAGGATGAGCGCTCCGGCGGTGAGCCGCAGCCACGCCGCACCGGCAGGACCGACGTCGTCGATGAGGCCCGTGGAGAGGGCGGAGCCGAGCTGCACCGACATCATCGCGGTGACGGCGAGCATCCAGGCGGGGATGCGCGGGCGCGGGCGGGGCGCGGTCACGAGCGGGCGACGTGCGTCGTCGGGGTGCCGGGCTCGGCGGCGGGCCCCGCCGGTTCGAGCACCGTCATCGAGAAGGCCGCGGGCGCGTCGCCGGCGCAGGAGTAGACGTGCGGCTCGTCGCCGGCGAAGGCGATCGCGTCCCCCGCGGCGAGCTCGTGGCGCTCGTCGCCGACGGCGAGGACGACCGCGCCCTCGAGCACCTGCAGCAGCTCGCGGCAGCCGGGGCGGTGCGGGTCGCTCGCGAGCTGGTCGCCGGGCTGCATCGTCCAGTGCCAGAGCTCGTGGACGAGCGGACCCGGCGAGGTGGCGACGAGGACGCCGCGGCCGCCGTGCTCGCCCTGCCAGAGCAGCGCTCCGGTGCCGGCGCGGGTGATCTCGGCGGCGGCGCTGCGGGGCGGGGCGACGAGCTCGGGCAGCCCGATGCCGAGCGCGTCGCTGAGCCGCAGCAGGGTGGCGATGCTGGGGTTGGCCGCGCCCTGCTCGACGGTGACGAGCATCCGACGGCTGACGGTCGAGGCCTCGGCGAGCTGGTCGAGGGTCCAGTCGCGACGGCGGCGCTCCTCGCGCACGCGGGCGCCGATGGCGAGGGCGAGGTCGTCGGGGGCGGGCATGGAGTGCACTCTACTGCACTATCGGTGCAC contains these protein-coding regions:
- a CDS encoding helix-turn-helix domain-containing protein produces the protein MPAPDDLALAIGARVREERRRRDWTLDQLAEASTVSRRMLVTVEQGAANPSIATLLRLSDALGIGLPELVAPPRSAAAEITRAGTGALLWQGEHGGRGVLVATSPGPLVHELWHWTMQPGDQLASDPHRPGCRELLQVLEGAVVLAVGDERHELAAGDAIAFAGDEPHVYSCAGDAPAAFSMTVLEPAGPAAEPGTPTTHVARS
- a CDS encoding EamA family transporter, whose product is MLAVTAMMSVQLGSALSTGLIDDVGPAGAAWLRLTAGALILLAIARPPLRRVRRSDVAPLLGLGVATGLFTVFFLAALDRIPLGTAVAIEFLGPLAVAAIRSPSRAALAWPALALGGVVLMTEPWTGATDPLGVLFAALAGVGWGCYILLTQKVGDRFDGIGALTLTIPVAAVTAAIVGVPQALPHLRLEHLPLAIGLALLLPVLPFALEMLALRRMTATAFGTLLALEPAFGLLLGLIVLQQQPGILQLVGIALVITAGAAAQRGGLRVDAVGPAEGAPLSPPAARAAPSSGPPR
- a CDS encoding NAD(P)-dependent alcohol dehydrogenase; translation: MRTVTAYAAPSATEPLVETTIERRDVGPKDVMIDIAYAGICHSDIHTVRGEWGEIQYPQVVGHEIVGTVTEVGSEVTKHQVGDLVGVGCMVNSCRECEYCLRGEEQYCAEGNIGTYTGVDPADGTITQGGYSQAIVVTEDFVLRVPENLDVAKVAPLLCAGITLYSPLHHWKAGPGMRVAIVGLGGLGHMGVKIAAALGAEVTVLSQTTSKKDDSIRFGAKAHYATSDPETFTELANSFDLIINTVSAKVDMGAYLGLLAVDGTLVNVGAPSEPLEVPAFALIPARRSWAGSAIGGIRETQEMLDFCAEHGILPETELIPAEQINEAYERVLRSDVRYRFVIDAATFSEPTPA
- a CDS encoding TM2 domain-containing protein, coding for MTHPAPQATATDTGRPAARSFVITWLLALLLGAVGADRFYLGKIGTGLLKLLTFGGLGIWALVDLILVLTGNQRDKQNRPLEGYRERRTLAWAVTGAFLLIAIIIGATTGGGRDTDPVPAAAPATAEAEPVEEPEVSEPEPDPAPEPAEPTVQDWADDNFGVFDPITQSGAGDSIIALPAGVTAGVVTASHDGARNFVLSVLDAGNQSTGDLLVNTIGAYTGTTAYGLASFGEGTSIQITADGSWSITIAPMSAAAPIPAAGSGDGVFLYEGPAGALALTHAGERNFVVIQDSARDFEFGLLVNDIGPYTGTVPMMSGPSVITITADGAWTAVTP
- a CDS encoding YaeQ family protein; the protein is MAAGAVVYTFTVNLADVDRGVYEELSLRAARHPSETDAYMVTRVLAYCLEYVEGIRFSEGVSSTDEPAVLVRDATGRLTDWIEIGAPDAARLHHGSKLADRTVVYTHRDPVRVASVWAGKKIHQAERIVLRSFDPGFIDGAVAALERRSAMTLSVTEGQLYLDLNGAALSSALHEQPVG